The following are encoded in a window of Gossypium raimondii isolate GPD5lz chromosome 13, ASM2569854v1, whole genome shotgun sequence genomic DNA:
- the LOC105782857 gene encoding E3 ubiquitin-protein ligase RING1, which translates to MSFDASVHGGGGDANTDGATNKPFFCYQCNRTVTVTIYPSADPSCPLCNEGFLEEYENPSFENPNPNSNPLSEPFLSVSDPFSSLLPLLFPSSSSTTSSSPSPASIDLHNPNSFGSTRSGRGDPFAFDPFTFIQNHLNDLRSRGAQIEFVIQNNPSEPGFRLPANIGDYFIGPGLEQLIQQLAENDPNRYGTPPASKSAIDALPSVKIAKNNLNSEFNQCAVCMDEFEEGAEAKQMPCKHLYHKDCILPWLELHNSCPVCRHELPTDDPDYERRVRGAQATGGGNDGDSSGGDNEQRSGDNRTAERSFRISLPWPFRARGSGSGSGSGDNPQTRQEDLD; encoded by the coding sequence ATGTCGTTCGACGCCAGCGTCCACGGTGGCGGCGGCGACGCTAACACCGACGGCGCGACCAATAAGCCTTTCTTTTGCTACCAATGTAACCGTACCGTCACCGTAACAATCTACCCTTCCGCTGACCCTTCTTGTCCTCTATGCAACGAAGGGTTCCTCGAAGAATACGAAAACCCTAGCTTTGAAAACCCGAATCCGAACTCAAACCCGTTATCCGAACCCTTTTTGTCGGTATCGGATCCGTTCTCTTCCTTGCTCCCGCTCCTTTTCCCTTCCTCTTCTTCAACGACGAGTTCTTCACCGTCTCCTGCTTCAATTGACCTTCATAACCCTAACTCATTCGGGTCGACCCGGTCAGGCCGGGGTGACCCATTCGCTTTCGATCCATTTACCTTCATCCAAAACCATCTCAACGATCTCCGTTCAAGAGGAGCCCAAATCGAGTTCGTGATCCAGAATAATCCGTCCGAGCCGGGTTTTCGGCTTCCAGCGAACATTGGGGATTATTTCATCGGACCGGGCCTCGAACAACTGATCCAGCAACTGGCTGAGAACGATCCGAACCGGTATGGGACCCCACCGGCATCGAAATCGGCCATCGACGCGCTACCTTCGGTGAAGATAGCGAAGAATAACTTGAATTCGGAGTTCAACCAGTGCGCGGTTTGTATGGACGAGTTCGAGGAAGGGGCTGAAGCGAAGCAAATGCCCTGTAAGCATCTTTATCACAAGGACTGCATACTTCCGTGGCTGGAATTGCATAATTCCTGCCCTGTTTGTCGTCACGAGCTGCCTACCGATGATCCTGATTATGAGAGGAGGGTTCGTGGGGCGCAGGCTACTGGTGGAGGTAATGACGGCGATAGTAGTGGCGGTGATAATGAGCAGAGGTCGGGGGATAATCGGACGGCGGAGAGGAGTTTTAGGATATCGCTGCCCTGGCCGTTTCGGGCTCGTGGGTCGGGTTCAGGATCAGGATCAGGTGATAATCCGCAGACCAGGCAAGAAGATTTGGATTGA